From a single Nissabacter sp. SGAir0207 genomic region:
- a CDS encoding YfcC family protein, translating to MKKFTFPSAYTILFALIALIAALTWVVPAGQYRMAMNADLGKEVPVAGTYQPAEAQPQGVVDVLLAPIDGLYDHKTNEARAIDVSLFILIIGGFLGIVGETGAIDAGIARAMALLHGKEVWMIPILMGLFAAGGTIYGMAEESLPFYTLLVPVMIAAGFDPVVAAATVLLGAGIGTLGSTINPFATVIAANAAGVPFTTGIGLRLLVLLAGWAACVLYVMRYAQRVRRDPANSLLADKWEENRAHFLSQRPEGTLAFTPVRKMVLTLFAIVFAVMIYGVAVRGWWMAEISALFLAASIFAGLLARMGEEALTRAFINGARDLLGVALIIGIARGIVVVMDNGMITHTILNYAEGLVTGLSSVVFINTTFWLEGLLSFLVPSSSGLAVLTMPIMAPLADFAQVPRDLVVTAYQSASGLVNLITPTSAVVMGGLAIARIPYARWLRWIAPLLGILFVMITLILSVGALF from the coding sequence ATGAAAAAATTCACCTTTCCTTCCGCCTACACCATCCTGTTTGCGCTGATTGCCTTGATCGCCGCGCTGACCTGGGTGGTGCCCGCCGGGCAGTACCGGATGGCGATGAACGCCGATCTGGGCAAGGAGGTGCCGGTCGCTGGCACCTACCAGCCAGCAGAGGCGCAACCGCAGGGCGTGGTGGACGTGCTGTTGGCGCCCATCGACGGCCTCTACGACCACAAAACCAACGAGGCGCGGGCGATCGACGTCTCGCTGTTTATCCTGATCATCGGCGGCTTTTTGGGGATCGTCGGTGAGACCGGCGCGATCGACGCGGGCATCGCGCGCGCGATGGCGCTGCTGCACGGCAAGGAGGTCTGGATGATCCCGATCCTGATGGGGCTGTTCGCGGCGGGCGGCACCATCTACGGCATGGCGGAGGAGTCACTGCCGTTCTACACCCTGCTGGTGCCGGTGATGATCGCCGCAGGCTTTGACCCAGTGGTCGCCGCCGCCACCGTGCTGCTCGGCGCGGGGATCGGCACGCTCGGCTCCACCATCAACCCCTTCGCCACGGTGATCGCCGCCAACGCTGCCGGGGTGCCGTTCACCACCGGCATCGGCCTGCGCCTGCTGGTGCTGCTGGCGGGCTGGGCAGCGTGCGTGCTCTACGTGATGCGCTATGCCCAACGGGTGCGGCGCGATCCCGCCAATTCGCTGCTGGCGGACAAGTGGGAGGAGAACCGCGCCCACTTCCTCAGCCAGCGGCCAGAGGGGACGCTGGCCTTCACGCCGGTACGCAAAATGGTGCTGACGCTGTTCGCCATCGTCTTTGCCGTGATGATCTACGGCGTGGCGGTGCGCGGCTGGTGGATGGCGGAGATCTCGGCGCTGTTTTTGGCGGCCTCGATCTTTGCCGGGCTGCTGGCGCGCATGGGGGAGGAGGCGTTGACCCGCGCCTTTATCAACGGCGCGCGCGATCTGCTGGGCGTGGCGCTGATCATCGGCATCGCACGCGGCATTGTGGTGGTGATGGACAACGGCATGATCACCCACACCATCCTGAACTATGCCGAGGGGCTGGTGACCGGGCTGTCGAGCGTGGTGTTCATCAACACCACCTTCTGGCTGGAGGGGCTGCTCTCCTTCCTGGTGCCCTCCTCATCGGGGCTGGCGGTGCTGACCATGCCGATCATGGCCCCGCTGGCGGACTTTGCGCAGGTGCCGCGCGATCTGGTGGTCACCGCCTACCAGTCGGCCTCCGGGCTGGTCAACCTGATCACCCCCACCTCGGCGGTGGTGATGGGCGGGCTGGCGATCGCCCGCATCCCCTATGCGCGCTGGCTGCGCTGGATCGCGCCGCTGCTGGGCATTTTATTTGTGATGATCACCCTGATCCTGAGCGTCGGCGCGCTGTTCTGA
- the argF gene encoding ornithine carbamoyltransferase produces MNLTHRHFLKLLDFTPEEIASLIALAIQLKQEKQQGTEWPRLSGKNIALIFEKASTRTRCAFEVAAFDQGASVTYLGPSGSQIGHKESMKDTARVLGRMYDAIEYRGFGQAVVEELAAYAGVPVWNGLTDEFHPTQILADLMTMQEHCPHKPLNQVAFAYLGDARNNMGNSLLVGAAKMGMEIRLVAPAAFWPDAGLVAQCREIAARTGARILLTEQVEEGVAGVDFLYTDVWVSMGEPQSAWAERISLMKPYQVNAALLAATGNPAVKFMHCLPALHNADTRLGREIELAHGLAGLEVTEEVFESDHAIVFDEAENRMHTIKAVMVATLAG; encoded by the coding sequence ATGAACCTGACACATCGCCACTTCCTGAAGCTGCTGGACTTTACCCCAGAGGAGATCGCCAGCCTGATCGCGCTGGCGATCCAGCTCAAGCAGGAGAAACAGCAGGGCACCGAATGGCCACGGCTGAGCGGGAAAAACATCGCCCTGATCTTTGAGAAAGCCTCCACCCGCACCCGTTGCGCCTTTGAGGTCGCGGCCTTTGATCAGGGCGCGAGTGTGACCTACCTCGGCCCCAGCGGATCGCAGATTGGCCACAAGGAGTCGATGAAGGACACCGCCCGCGTGCTGGGCCGCATGTATGACGCCATTGAGTACCGCGGCTTTGGGCAGGCGGTGGTGGAGGAGCTGGCCGCCTACGCGGGCGTGCCGGTCTGGAACGGCCTGACCGACGAGTTCCACCCGACGCAGATCCTCGCTGACCTGATGACCATGCAGGAGCACTGCCCGCACAAGCCGTTGAATCAAGTGGCGTTCGCCTATCTCGGGGATGCCCGCAACAACATGGGCAACTCGCTGCTGGTGGGGGCGGCCAAGATGGGCATGGAGATCCGGCTGGTGGCTCCGGCGGCGTTCTGGCCCGACGCCGGGCTGGTGGCGCAGTGCCGCGAGATCGCCGCCCGCACCGGCGCGCGCATCCTCCTGACCGAACAGGTGGAGGAGGGGGTGGCGGGCGTCGATTTCCTCTACACCGATGTCTGGGTGTCAATGGGCGAGCCGCAATCCGCCTGGGCGGAGCGCATCAGCCTGATGAAACCCTACCAGGTGAACGCTGCCCTACTGGCGGCCACCGGCAACCCGGCGGTGAAGTTCATGCACTGCCTGCCAGCGCTGCACAACGCCGACACCCGGCTGGGGCGCGAGATCGAACTGGCCCACGGGCTGGCGGGGCTGGAGGTGACCGAGGAGGTGTTCGAGTCTGACCACGCCATCGTGTTCGATGAGGCGGAGAACCGTATGCACACCATCAAGGCGGTCATGGTCGCCACGCTGGCGGGCTGA
- the arcC gene encoding carbamate kinase, producing MTTPTLVVALGGNALLKRGQPLEADLQQQNVAQAAAVVAALTADWRVVLVHGNGPQVGLLALQNSAYRAVAPYPLDVLGAESQGMIGYLLQQALKNCLPAQEVSVLLTQVEVAADDPAFHAPTKYIGPLYGAPEADALRHVKGWVMHADGDHFRRVVPSPRPQRIVELAAIQALLAQQHLVICCGGGGAPVVREGQGLRGVEAVIDKDLCAALLAEEIGADALLILTDAEAVCLDWGTPAQRALADVTPADLAGLTFDAGSMGPKVEAACRFATRSNGVAGIGPLQHGSTILTGQHGTRIHG from the coding sequence ATGACAACACCGACATTGGTGGTGGCGCTTGGCGGCAATGCGTTGCTCAAGCGCGGCCAGCCGCTGGAGGCCGATCTCCAGCAACAGAACGTGGCACAGGCAGCGGCGGTGGTGGCGGCGCTGACCGCCGACTGGCGAGTGGTGCTGGTGCACGGCAACGGCCCGCAGGTGGGGCTGCTGGCGTTGCAGAACAGCGCCTACCGCGCGGTCGCGCCCTATCCGCTGGATGTGCTGGGGGCGGAGAGCCAGGGGATGATTGGCTACCTGCTGCAACAGGCGCTGAAGAACTGCCTGCCCGCGCAGGAGGTGAGCGTGCTGCTGACGCAGGTGGAGGTGGCGGCGGACGATCCCGCCTTCCACGCGCCGACCAAATATATCGGGCCGCTCTATGGCGCGCCCGAGGCCGACGCACTCCGCCATGTAAAAGGGTGGGTGATGCACGCGGACGGCGACCACTTCCGCCGCGTGGTGCCCTCGCCACGCCCACAGCGGATTGTTGAGCTGGCGGCCATTCAGGCGCTGCTGGCGCAACAGCATCTGGTTATCTGCTGTGGCGGCGGCGGCGCGCCGGTGGTGCGCGAGGGGCAGGGCTTACGCGGGGTGGAGGCGGTGATCGACAAAGATCTCTGCGCCGCGCTGCTGGCGGAGGAGATCGGCGCGGATGCGCTGCTGATCCTGACCGATGCCGAGGCGGTCTGCCTCGACTGGGGCACGCCCGCCCAGCGGGCGCTGGCGGATGTCACGCCTGCCGATCTGGCTGGCCTGACGTTTGACGCCGGATCCATGGGGCCAAAGGTGGAGGCCGCCTGCCGCTTCGCCACCCGATCGAACGGGGTGGCGGGCATTGGCCCACTCCAGCATGGCAGCACCATTCTCACCGGCCAGCACGGCACACGGATCCACGGCTGA
- the arcA gene encoding arginine deiminase codes for MERHYVGSEIGRLRTVMLHRPGLSLKRLTPSNCQSLLFDDVLSVERAGEEHDTFAAILRQEGVEVRLLNDLLYETLQVPAAKAWLLASQVSDFRLGPAFAAEIRGWLGEQDERQLARLMTGGLTYGDIPTAFGKWVMGTHALEDFIMEPLPNHLFTRDTSCWIYQGVSINPMAKVARQRETHNVRAIYRWHPLFADGGFTKYFGDDDLNYDHATLEGGDVLVLGRGTVLIGLSERTTPQGVEFLARALFAHQQASQVIVLELPKHRACMHLDTVMTHIDLDAFSIYPEVIRKEIKCWTLTGDGHGGLHYRESPDFLHAIGQALGLDRIRLVATGGDSFEAEREQWNDANNVLALRPGVVVGYARNTWTNEQYDKAGITVLPIPGDELGRGRGGARCMSCPLERDAI; via the coding sequence ATGGAAAGACACTATGTTGGCTCAGAAATCGGCCGGCTGCGCACGGTAATGCTGCACCGCCCCGGCCTGAGCCTGAAACGGCTGACGCCCTCCAACTGCCAGTCACTGCTGTTCGATGATGTACTGTCGGTGGAGCGGGCGGGCGAGGAGCATGACACCTTCGCCGCCATCCTGCGGCAGGAGGGGGTGGAGGTGCGGCTGCTCAACGATCTGCTCTACGAGACGCTACAGGTGCCAGCCGCCAAAGCCTGGCTGCTGGCCTCGCAGGTCTCGGACTTCCGGCTCGGGCCAGCGTTTGCCGCCGAGATCCGCGGCTGGCTGGGCGAGCAGGATGAGCGCCAGCTGGCGCGCCTGATGACCGGCGGGCTGACCTACGGCGACATCCCCACCGCCTTTGGCAAATGGGTGATGGGCACCCACGCGCTGGAGGACTTCATTATGGAGCCGCTGCCCAACCACCTCTTTACCCGCGACACCTCCTGCTGGATCTATCAGGGCGTCTCCATCAACCCGATGGCGAAGGTCGCCCGCCAACGCGAAACCCATAACGTCCGCGCCATCTACCGCTGGCACCCGCTCTTTGCTGACGGCGGCTTCACCAAATATTTCGGCGATGACGACCTCAACTACGACCACGCCACGCTGGAGGGGGGCGACGTGCTGGTGCTGGGGCGCGGCACGGTCTTGATCGGCCTGTCGGAGCGCACCACGCCGCAGGGGGTGGAGTTTCTGGCGCGCGCGCTGTTCGCCCACCAACAGGCCAGCCAGGTGATCGTGCTGGAGCTGCCGAAGCATCGCGCCTGTATGCACCTCGACACGGTGATGACCCACATCGATCTGGATGCCTTCTCCATCTACCCGGAGGTGATCCGCAAAGAGATCAAGTGCTGGACGCTGACTGGCGACGGCCACGGCGGGCTGCATTACCGCGAGTCGCCGGACTTCCTGCACGCCATTGGGCAGGCGCTGGGGCTGGACAGAATCCGGCTGGTGGCCACCGGTGGTGACAGCTTCGAGGCGGAGCGGGAGCAGTGGAACGACGCCAACAACGTGCTGGCGCTGCGCCCCGGCGTGGTGGTGGGCTATGCGCGCAACACCTGGACCAACGAGCAGTATGACAAGGCCGGCATCACGGTGCTGCCGATTCCGGGCGATGAGCTGGGGCGCGGGCGCGGTGGCGCACGCTGCATGAGCTGCCCGCTGGAACGCGACGCCATTTAA
- the carB gene encoding carbamoyl-phosphate synthase large subunit, with protein MPKRTDIKSILILGAGPIVIGQACEFDYSGAQACKALREEGYRVILVNSNPATIMTDPEMADATYIEPIHWEVVRKIIEKERPDAVLPTMGGQTALNCALELERQGVLEEFGVTMIGATADAIDKAEDRRRFDQAMKKIGLDTARSGIAHTMEEALAVADDVGFPCIIRPSFTMGGTGGGIAYNREEFEEICERGLDLSPTNELLIDESLIGWKEYEMEVVRDKNDNCIIVCSIENFDAMGIHTGDSITVAPAQTLTDKEYQIMRNASMAVLREIGVETGGSNVQFSVNPKTGRLIVIEMNPRVSRSSALASKATGFPIAKVAAKLAVGYTLDELMNDITGGLTPASFEPSIDYVVTKIPRFNFEKFAGANDRLTTQMKSVGEVMAIGRTQQESLQKALRGLEVGATGFDPQVSLDEPEALTKIRRELKDAGAERIWYIADAFRAGMSVDGVFNLTNVDRWFLVQIEELVRLEEKVAEGGINILTADFLRQLKRKGFADARLAKLAGVAESEIRKLRHGYQLHPVYKRVDTCAAEFSTNTAYMYSTYEEECESNPTNDRPKVMVLGGGPNRIGQGIEFDYCCVHASLALREDGFETIMVNCNPETVSTDYDTSDRLYFEPVTLEDVLEIARLEQPQGVIVQYGGQTPLKLARALEAAGVPIIGTSPDAIDRAEDRERFQQAVNRLGLKQPANATVTTTEQAVEKAATLGYPLVVRPSYVLGGRAMEIVYDEVDLKRYFQNAVSVSNDAPVLLDRFLDDAVEVDVDAICDGERVLIGGIMEHIEQAGVHSGDSACSLPAYTLSQEIQDVMRQQVEKLAFELQVRGLMNVQFAVKENEVYLIEVNPRAARTVPFVSKATGVPLAKVAARVMAGKSLAEQGVTKEVIPPYYSVKEVVLPFNKFPGVDPILGPEMRSTGEVMGVGRTFAEAFGKAMLGSQSNLNLKASGRALLSVREGDKSRVVDLAAKLLKRGFELDATHGTAVVLGEAGINPRLVNKVHEGRPHIQDRIKNGEYTYIVNTTAGRQAIEDSKLIRRSALQYKVHYDTTLNGGFATAMALSTDPTEQVISVQEMHAQIVG; from the coding sequence ATGCCAAAACGTACAGATATAAAAAGCATCCTGATTCTCGGCGCCGGCCCGATCGTGATTGGCCAGGCCTGTGAATTTGACTACTCCGGCGCGCAGGCGTGTAAGGCGCTGCGCGAAGAGGGCTACCGCGTCATTCTGGTGAACTCCAACCCGGCGACCATCATGACCGACCCGGAGATGGCCGACGCGACCTACATTGAGCCGATCCACTGGGAAGTGGTACGCAAAATCATCGAAAAAGAGCGCCCGGATGCGGTGCTGCCGACCATGGGCGGCCAGACCGCGCTGAACTGCGCGCTGGAGCTGGAGCGTCAGGGCGTGCTGGAGGAGTTCGGCGTCACCATGATTGGTGCCACCGCCGACGCCATCGACAAGGCCGAAGACCGTCGCCGCTTCGATCAGGCGATGAAGAAGATTGGCCTCGACACCGCACGCTCCGGCATTGCGCACACCATGGAAGAGGCGCTGGCCGTGGCGGACGACGTGGGCTTCCCCTGCATCATCCGTCCCTCCTTTACTATGGGCGGCACCGGCGGCGGCATCGCCTACAACCGTGAAGAGTTCGAAGAGATCTGCGAGCGCGGCCTCGACCTCTCACCGACCAATGAGCTGCTGATTGACGAGTCGCTGATTGGCTGGAAAGAGTATGAGATGGAGGTGGTGCGCGACAAAAATGACAACTGCATCATCGTCTGCTCGATTGAGAACTTTGATGCGATGGGCATCCACACCGGTGACTCCATCACCGTCGCCCCGGCGCAGACCCTGACCGACAAAGAGTACCAAATCATGCGTAACGCCTCGATGGCGGTACTGCGTGAGATTGGCGTCGAAACCGGCGGCTCCAACGTGCAGTTCTCGGTCAACCCGAAAACCGGCCGCCTGATCGTCATCGAGATGAACCCGCGTGTGTCGCGCTCCTCGGCGCTGGCCTCCAAGGCCACCGGCTTCCCGATTGCCAAGGTGGCGGCGAAACTGGCGGTGGGTTACACGCTGGATGAGCTGATGAACGACATCACCGGCGGCCTGACCCCGGCCTCGTTCGAGCCATCCATCGACTACGTCGTCACCAAGATCCCGCGCTTCAACTTTGAGAAGTTCGCGGGCGCAAATGACCGCCTGACCACCCAGATGAAGTCCGTGGGTGAAGTGATGGCGATTGGCCGCACCCAGCAGGAGTCGCTGCAAAAGGCACTGCGTGGACTGGAAGTGGGCGCCACCGGCTTCGACCCGCAGGTGAGCCTGGATGAACCAGAGGCGCTGACCAAAATCCGCCGCGAGCTGAAAGACGCGGGCGCGGAGCGTATCTGGTACATCGCGGACGCCTTCCGCGCTGGCATGTCCGTGGACGGCGTGTTCAACCTGACCAACGTTGACCGCTGGTTCCTGGTGCAGATTGAAGAGCTGGTGCGTCTGGAAGAGAAGGTGGCCGAGGGTGGCATCAACATCCTGACCGCTGACTTCCTGCGCCAGCTAAAGCGCAAGGGCTTTGCCGACGCGCGTCTGGCGAAACTGGCTGGCGTGGCCGAGAGCGAAATCCGCAAGCTGCGCCACGGCTACCAGCTGCACCCGGTCTACAAGCGCGTGGACACCTGTGCGGCGGAGTTCTCCACCAACACCGCCTACATGTACTCCACCTATGAGGAGGAGTGCGAGTCCAACCCGACCAACGACCGCCCGAAAGTGATGGTGCTGGGCGGCGGGCCGAACCGTATCGGTCAGGGCATCGAGTTCGACTACTGCTGCGTGCACGCCTCGCTGGCGCTGCGCGAGGATGGCTTCGAAACCATCATGGTCAACTGCAACCCGGAGACCGTCTCCACCGACTACGACACCTCTGACCGCCTCTACTTCGAGCCGGTGACGCTGGAAGACGTGCTGGAGATTGCGCGCCTCGAGCAGCCGCAGGGCGTGATCGTGCAGTACGGCGGCCAGACCCCGCTGAAACTGGCGCGTGCGCTGGAAGCCGCGGGCGTGCCAATCATCGGCACCAGCCCGGATGCGATTGACCGCGCCGAAGACCGTGAGCGCTTCCAACAGGCGGTCAACCGCCTCGGCCTGAAGCAGCCAGCCAACGCCACCGTCACCACCACCGAGCAGGCAGTAGAGAAGGCCGCGACCCTCGGCTACCCGCTGGTGGTGCGCCCCTCCTACGTGCTGGGCGGCCGGGCGATGGAGATTGTCTACGACGAAGTGGATCTGAAGCGCTACTTCCAGAACGCCGTCTCCGTCTCCAACGACGCGCCGGTGCTGCTGGATCGCTTCCTTGATGACGCGGTAGAGGTGGACGTGGATGCCATCTGCGACGGCGAGCGCGTGCTGATTGGCGGCATCATGGAGCATATCGAGCAGGCGGGCGTGCACTCCGGCGACTCCGCCTGTTCCCTGCCAGCCTACACCCTGAGCCAGGAGATTCAGGATGTGATGCGCCAGCAGGTCGAGAAGCTGGCCTTCGAGTTGCAGGTGCGCGGCCTGATGAACGTGCAGTTCGCGGTGAAGGAGAACGAGGTCTACCTGATTGAGGTCAACCCGCGTGCGGCGCGTACCGTGCCGTTCGTCTCCAAGGCGACCGGCGTACCGCTGGCGAAAGTGGCGGCGCGCGTGATGGCTGGCAAATCCCTCGCGGAGCAGGGCGTCACCAAAGAGGTGATCCCGCCGTACTACTCCGTGAAAGAGGTAGTGCTGCCGTTCAACAAGTTCCCCGGCGTTGACCCGATTCTGGGGCCAGAGATGCGCTCCACCGGTGAAGTGATGGGCGTCGGCCGCACCTTCGCGGAAGCCTTCGGCAAAGCGATGCTCGGCAGCCAGTCCAACCTGAACCTGAAGGCGAGCGGCCGTGCGCTGCTCTCCGTGCGCGAGGGTGACAAGTCCCGCGTGGTGGATCTGGCGGCCAAGCTGCTGAAACGCGGCTTCGAGCTGGATGCCACCCACGGCACCGCTGTGGTACTGGGCGAGGCGGGCATCAACCCGCGTCTGGTCAACAAGGTGCATGAGGGCCGTCCGCACATTCAAGACCGCATCAAGAATGGCGAGTATACCTACATCGTCAACACCACTGCGGGCCGTCAGGCGATTGAGGACTCCAAGCTGATTCGCCGCAGCGCGCTGCAATATAAAGTGCACTACGACACCACGCTGAACGGCGGCTTCGCCACCGCGATGGCGCTGAGCACCGACCCGACCGAGCAGGTTATCTCGGTGCAGGAGATGCACGCGCAGATCGTTGGTTAA
- the carA gene encoding glutamine-hydrolyzing carbamoyl-phosphate synthase small subunit: MIKSALLVLEDGTQFHGRAIGAEGTAVGEVVFNTSMTGYQEILTDPSYSRQIVTLTYPHIGNVGTNTADEESSTVHAQGLIIRDLPLIASNYRCEETLSDYLKRLNIVGIADIDTRKLTRLLREKGAQNGCIIAGDHPDAALALQKAQAFPGLNGMDLAKEVCTKESYSWQQGSWSLEGELPEAKEAADLPFHVVAYDYGVKRNILRMLVDRGCRLTVVPAQTPADEVLAMNPDGIFLSNGPGDPAPCDYAITAIQRFLETEVPVFGICLGHQLLALASGAKTRKMKLGHHGGNHPVKDHDNNTVMITAQNHGFAVDEEGMPATLRITHTSLFDHTVQGIHRTDKPAFSFQGHPEASPGPHDAAPLFDHFIELIQTYRSTAK, from the coding sequence TTGATTAAGTCAGCGCTGTTGGTTCTGGAAGACGGAACCCAATTCCACGGTCGGGCCATCGGGGCCGAAGGTACGGCAGTGGGGGAAGTGGTCTTCAATACGTCGATGACCGGTTATCAAGAAATCCTCACTGATCCCTCCTATTCCCGCCAGATCGTCACCCTCACTTATCCCCATATCGGCAATGTCGGCACCAACACCGCCGACGAAGAATCCTCCACCGTCCACGCGCAAGGCCTGATCATCCGCGACCTCCCGCTGATCGCCAGCAACTACCGCTGTGAAGAGACCCTCTCGGACTACCTCAAGCGCCTGAACATCGTGGGCATCGCCGATATCGACACCCGCAAGCTGACCCGCTTGCTGCGTGAGAAAGGGGCGCAGAATGGCTGCATCATCGCTGGCGACCATCCAGACGCGGCGCTGGCCCTGCAAAAGGCGCAGGCGTTCCCCGGCCTGAACGGCATGGATCTGGCGAAAGAGGTCTGCACCAAAGAGAGCTACAGCTGGCAGCAGGGGAGCTGGTCACTGGAGGGCGAGCTGCCGGAGGCCAAAGAGGCCGCGGATCTGCCCTTCCATGTGGTGGCCTATGACTACGGCGTGAAGCGCAACATCCTGCGGATGCTGGTGGATCGCGGCTGCCGCCTGACGGTCGTACCGGCGCAGACCCCGGCGGACGAGGTGCTGGCGATGAACCCGGATGGCATCTTCCTCTCCAACGGCCCCGGCGACCCGGCACCGTGCGACTACGCCATCACTGCCATCCAGCGCTTCCTCGAGACTGAGGTGCCGGTGTTCGGCATCTGCCTCGGCCACCAGTTGCTGGCGCTGGCCAGCGGCGCGAAGACGCGCAAAATGAAGCTCGGCCACCACGGCGGCAACCATCCGGTCAAAGACCATGACAACAATACCGTGATGATCACCGCCCAGAACCACGGCTTCGCCGTCGATGAAGAGGGGATGCCAGCGACGCTGCGCATCACGCACACCTCGCTGTTCGACCACACGGTGCAGGGCATCCACCGCACTGACAAACCGGCCTTCAGCTTCCAGGGTCACCCGGAAGCCAGCCCCGGCCCGCACGACGCGGCGCCGCTGTTCGATCACTTTATCGAACTGATCCAGACCTACCGTTCTACCGCCAAATAA
- a CDS encoding fructose-specific PTS transporter subunit EIIC yields MILSSITAESLIVLDAPWDSRAVILEELSQRLLEQGKIADRAQFLEAVWQREALSETGFEQGVALPHGKSPVVTAPAFAVARLTQPVADWPTMDGENRVDLVFLLAVPQGDSDGHIRLLSALSLALMEEDRVQALKTATSPQAFLTLLDSASADATPVSAPSRTLVAITSCPAGIAHTYMAAEALERAGAARGIQIHCEKQGASGTEGELTAAQIRDAEGVIFAATLPPKGRGRFHGKPYVSVPVSAPLKDADGVIDRLLQQPDGVVTEAHATEPPPRSGLTLSGRLYQGVSSGISYMIPVIVAAGLMMGIGQLLASACGITDIANAQYATADRWTVTMAHWLSLYGAMIMKFMYPVFAAYMAWSLADRPGLMPGFVGGAFAGGLHFTFWSVPGGVPSGFLGALILGMAAGLIADTLNRRIHLHRHLQAMKPMLIVPGLTVIALFLLNFYFVDPVFGGLNRALQAFITAHGNSSALTLAVIIASLTAFDLGGPVNKSAGAIAIGLAADHIFPLTPRVLAIVIPPIGIGLATLIDRFLVHRRVFDESLRVTGTTSLILGFLAIGEGAIPFMLKNPLITISLNMLGAVLGAVIAILLGSVQWYPLPAIWGWPLVQNLPAYLCGMVTGIAFIAISNVFLRFYLIKRGLLTVNDQEGS; encoded by the coding sequence ATGATACTAAGCAGCATAACGGCCGAGAGCCTCATTGTGCTGGATGCGCCCTGGGACAGCCGGGCGGTGATCCTTGAGGAGCTAAGCCAGCGCCTGCTTGAGCAGGGAAAGATCGCTGACCGGGCGCAGTTTCTGGAGGCGGTGTGGCAGCGCGAGGCGCTCTCCGAGACTGGCTTTGAGCAGGGTGTCGCCCTGCCCCACGGCAAGTCGCCGGTGGTGACGGCCCCGGCGTTTGCCGTGGCGCGGCTGACGCAGCCGGTGGCCGACTGGCCAACGATGGATGGCGAAAACCGGGTGGATCTGGTGTTCCTGCTGGCGGTGCCGCAGGGGGACAGCGACGGCCATATCCGTTTGCTGTCGGCGCTGAGTCTGGCGCTGATGGAGGAGGATCGCGTGCAGGCGCTGAAAACCGCCACCAGCCCGCAGGCATTCCTCACGCTGCTCGACAGCGCCAGCGCCGACGCCACGCCAGTGAGCGCGCCCAGCCGTACGCTGGTCGCCATCACCTCCTGTCCGGCCGGTATCGCCCACACCTATATGGCTGCCGAGGCGCTGGAGCGGGCGGGCGCGGCGCGCGGCATCCAGATCCATTGTGAAAAACAGGGCGCGAGTGGCACCGAAGGGGAATTGACGGCGGCGCAGATTCGTGACGCCGAGGGGGTGATCTTTGCCGCCACCCTGCCGCCCAAGGGACGGGGGCGCTTCCACGGCAAGCCCTACGTCTCGGTGCCGGTCTCCGCGCCGTTGAAGGATGCCGACGGCGTGATTGACCGCCTGTTGCAGCAGCCCGATGGCGTAGTAACCGAGGCGCACGCGACGGAGCCACCGCCGCGCAGCGGCCTCACCCTCTCCGGCCGCCTCTACCAAGGCGTCTCCAGCGGCATCTCCTATATGATCCCGGTGATTGTCGCCGCCGGGCTGATGATGGGCATCGGCCAGTTGCTCGCCAGCGCCTGCGGCATCACGGACATTGCCAACGCGCAGTATGCCACCGCCGATCGGTGGACGGTGACGATGGCCCACTGGCTGTCGCTGTATGGCGCGATGATCATGAAGTTTATGTACCCGGTGTTCGCCGCCTACATGGCGTGGAGTCTGGCCGACCGGCCGGGCCTGATGCCGGGCTTTGTCGGCGGGGCCTTCGCTGGCGGGCTGCACTTCACCTTCTGGTCGGTGCCCGGCGGCGTGCCCTCCGGCTTTCTGGGCGCATTGATCCTTGGCATGGCGGCCGGGCTGATCGCCGACACCCTCAACCGGCGCATCCACCTGCACCGGCATTTGCAGGCGATGAAGCCGATGCTGATTGTGCCCGGCCTGACGGTCATCGCCCTGTTCCTGCTCAACTTCTACTTTGTCGATCCGGTGTTTGGCGGCCTTAACCGGGCGTTGCAGGCGTTCATTACCGCGCACGGCAACTCCAGCGCCCTGACGCTCGCCGTGATCATCGCCTCCCTCACCGCCTTCGATTTAGGAGGCCCGGTAAACAAATCCGCCGGGGCGATCGCCATTGGGCTGGCGGCTGACCACATCTTCCCGCTGACGCCACGGGTGCTGGCGATTGTCATCCCACCGATCGGCATCGGCCTCGCCACCCTGATCGACCGCTTTCTGGTGCACCGCCGGGTGTTCGACGAGAGCCTGCGGGTCACCGGCACCACCTCGCTGATCCTCGGCTTCCTCGCCATTGGCGAGGGGGCGATCCCCTTTATGCTGAAAAACCCGCTGATCACCATCTCCCTCAACATGCTGGGCGCGGTGCTCGGCGCGGTGATCGCCATCCTGCTTGGCTCGGTGCAGTGGTATCCGCTGCCCGCCATCTGGGGCTGGCCACTGGTGCAGAACCTGCCCGCCTACCTGTGCGGCATGGTGACCGGGATTGCGTTCATCGCCATCAGCAATGTCTTTCTGCGTTTCTATCTGATTAAGCGCGGCCTGTTGACCGTCAATGACCAGGAGGGGTCATGA